The DNA region tgtaaaatatttattttatttccccCATTAAAAGTTTTGAATCGTGCAAACTTACCGTACCACCAaccacaaaatatttttttagtataaaaattacattttatgtcATACTGCGTAATTACGATACCATCTTTATTTtcaaatcataaataaatattagtattgTATCTAATATTGTCTATCTGCAAGAAAAAAAAGgtgcaaaatatttttaattgttatcaaacaaaatactatattatttatgtattataaacataaatttgaataaattaaagttGGTGTACTAAGATTGTTTGTTTGGACTAAAATGGTTGGATCCTTTTGCACAAAATCATGCCAAAATGTGCAGTACATGTTTTAAGATTCTATGCATATAAACTATGAACTCAAATTGTCTTGTACATCCGGCTTaaacatatttgtttgtttgccatcaaaaataattttttcacctaaaaaaaattgtaatagtTCCTACTAAAGGAAATGACTACATTAGCTTTTATTGAGCGTTTTTCCCATGTGCCGCATTCAAaaccatattttattttgttaaaacctTTTCTGCTAAATTGATGGCAAACAAATGTTGcattttaggcctatacaaaatatatatataattgttcTATCAACCTAGCTAACAAATATTCTGTGATGATGCTAATTATGTATTCAAATTGATGCATCtaatctaaatattgttttttcaaaatgtgtatttCATGTTCTTAGTCATACAAGGTGATAGGAAATTGCCTACATTCTTTGGTTGCTATGACAACCAATGTGGTTGGGTGACTGATTGCCTGGTGATAAAGAAATTGTGAATACCGTACATCCTATGGTATAATCACACCTTTggtctaatcccaccccctacttTATGTATGATTTCTcaaacaggcatatccccgggcatggaggtataaaaacaGATACCTCCATGTCCCCGGGTATAGTctcagtattgacttttggtctggatgtagcTCTTAGccagttcagttcagttcagcCAGTTTTTACAAGATATGCATACATTTTTTTGGGTttccccgggtatagtcccatcCTCTAGTCGGTCGGCCGGCCCAATTTCGTGTTCTAgggggggtgggattataccataGGATATACGGTAGTTTGTAATGTTTATACTAAAAGGGCTTGTATAGCATGTACTGTACATGATTGAGTGTGACTTTTTAAAACCATGAGGAAAGAAAGACATTACAGATTGAATTCTTGGGAAATCAGTCCATCGCATATTCCCTCATATTAGTTTACTCTTTGGAGAGACGCATTTTAACACGCACGTTCAAAAGCTGATGATAATTGTTACGGCGTTTGTATGTGCGCGTTTAAATGCGATTAATAATTCGTCCACTTTTCATCTCATAATGTCACTGATGCTCTAGTTGTAAGTgcgattaattttattcaatttattatgtATAAGTGAGAGTCTATAATAGGTTCACCTCTGCCTTTCTGACTACACCAATAAAATTTAGAGTAACCAAGTATAAAATACTGCCAATGTGTctcatttgtttttatagtacATTTTATGTATTCTGCGATTATCAATATTATGAATATCTATAGTAGTTCAGTGGAATGCCCAGGTAAATAATTTCGCTAAATGGATAATGGAGACTGGagagaaaaagaaacaaattaaaaaatcttGATGGTGGACGTGTGGCTCAAATTCAACTGtggatttatttaaaaattgaggGTGACTTACAGATGTGGTAAGGGGAAATTGGTTTCATAATCGGAGTTTAAGGACGGAAAACTGCCACCAGTCCACTGCCTGGTTTTCATAAGTAACCTAATATTAAGACGAGTTTTTCAATTACCTGTATAAATAGTGTACAGTATAAAGTATccatgaatttttattttattctaatgTAACCTAGTGAATTTCATTCATTTGTATATTTGTAATTATGTTGTAATTATGGTTATAAGCTCTTgctcataaaataaatatttctacaATGgtgatcaaaataaaaaaatattaagtaaTTTGATTGGTTGTGTGGTTAtgcatataattaataaatactgcGTAGACATGACTCGCATTCTTTCTCGGCGGGATCAtccgtatccggatattcaccccctggacatttaccccccggacaactaccccccggacaaccaccacctggaccactacccccttaggacaactacccctttaggacaactaccccccggacaaataccccccggacaactacccccttaggacaacaacccccttaggacaactaccccctggacaactaccccccggacaattaccccctaggaacaattaccccccggacaattaccacccggacaattaccccccggacaattaccacccagaaaactatccctttagaacaccctaaccacccagaccattcaacaacctgactctgcaacagtgtataataggaattaataactatattttaattcgttactttgacgaattactattcattattgtaaacaaaagtaaaagattgaacataaatatagcctggtataaactgaagattgtcacacatgatcataggatagtcgaacgtattatagtactccctgtatttactgtaaatactgggttcgctaataataataataataatttttgcgtcaggacaatgcttcgataaccactggtcttaaaagaattaatttttgtctcaaatttgtcatatatgtatttttgtacacttgaagaataatatcacttttgatatttgacctcaattttcactcaccgaataaacgtcgatctttaaataaattcccctcaaataaacggtgaccatgtcactcccatgaaacatcatatgaaataatcggcgtctatttccattagattctcccattgaataaacaactttcttccaataaatgtccacctaaaaaccacctaaacaataaacagcccaggccgttttttcaataaatacggtactttaaatctagcacatctagggtctagcgtgctgttaaacagaataatcggttaaaaacgggtgtttcgaaactagagacccgagaccagagaccagagacccgagacccaatacgaaaagggagacctaaatatacgaaaagggagacccacgtacgaaaagggagaccccactatacgaaaagggagaccccactatacgaaaagggagaccctaatatacgaaaagggagacctaaatatacgaaaagggagacccaaatatacaaaatgggagacccaaatatacgaaaagggagacccactataagaaaagggagacccactataagaaaagggagaccccactatacgaaaagagagaccacactatacgaaaagggagaccctaatatacgaaaagggagacccaataggtctcccttttcgtattgggtctcgtttcaggtctctggtctcgggtctctagtttcgaaacacccgttaaaaacagatgatttcatttttacagaaaccggtcctatatatttgtctacttttggatggggggggggggtagttgaccgggggggtagttgaccggggggtagttacccggggggtagttatcctaagggggtagttgtcctaagggggtggttgtccggggggtagttgtccggggggttgttatcctaagggggtagttgtcctaagggggtagttgtccggggggtagttgtccggggggtagttgtcctaagggggtagttgtccgggtggtaaacatccggggggtaactgtctagggggtaggtgtcctagaaccggATCATCACCTAAAAATAGTCATGACTTTATCTGCGCATGTGCATTAAAAAGCCAACAATAACAACAGCACATGGTGTGTGTGGCGTTTAGTTTCTTTCcacaaacattaaaatggccAAGAATCCCGTCCCAAAATCTtatgattttctttttaaatgtgtGGTTATTGGAGACTATGGTGTTGGGAAGACTTCAATAGTAATGAGGTTTACAGATGATACTTTTGATACGTTTCCAGCTACTATAGGTAAGAGAGTAGACTAGcctctagtagggcctagctagtttTAGGCCTAGAACTAGGTTTAAAAAGTagtttaggcctaataaatgaAGAAAACACACCCACCACCCTTTTCCACAGAAGTCTACTCTGGATAGAGTGGGCCTATCCTCTCGTTTAGAGGTGTAGGGCCAGGTTGAGAAGACCAGAAGGAACCTCAAACTTTCAAATATGACTATACTACTAGCATGAGGCCTCTCAACACCccacataataattaatacttacTGTTCTGTGTTAGTGTTAAATAACGTTGCGCATTAACATTTTTACTTTATGCAGGAGTTGATTTCAAGCTTAGGACAATAGAACTAGATGGAAAGAAAATCAAATTACAAATTTGGTAAGTTAGTAGGCTTTTTGGTATGGGACTACAATCAGTGATTTGATATAAAAgggtttattttttatcaaaagaCGTCTTCCTCCTCCCATAATAAAATTGTAGTCTAATTTGGATTCAAGATCGATTCAATTTTTCTGCTTTTTAGGGATTTACGAATGTCTGGAACCCGCTGCAAGAGTGTTTCAAATGTTTATTACAGAGGTACAGGGgtaatttaaattcatttatttgcTAAATGCTCTGTTTATTTTAGGGATACACCTGCAGGAGAAAGAAGAAGAGTTTATGTTCTTCCCTCACATTACAGAGGAACAACGGTAATTGAATAAAATGCTATTTTAAAATATCCATATTCGTGACTGAGCTGTTTTGAGCAAATAATCACCAGCTAGCTCCTCAAACTcctaataataaattcaattcaGTTTTCAATGTAGTATGTtttatgtttgaaaaaaattttaTCTGGTTACGATTTAGTAATAGGAGTGTTTTTGCACTAAACATGCTATTATTTCAGGGTATTATGGTTGTATATGATATCACAAATAAAGAATCTTTTGAGAACTGTCAAGTATGGCTGAATGACATCAAAGAGGTAATTTTATCTAGGTAttactataatttatttaaataaaatgttgatatgaTATTGACATGCCACTAGGGTGGAACACGTTCTAATATTAAGATATATTATGCTTACTTACTTAGAAAGCATCACCAGATGTGGAAATAATTCTTTTAGGATCTAAAtgtgatgaagatgatgaaaaAAGACAAGTTTCCCAAGAACAGGGACAACAGGTAGGCTGTGTATTAAAAACTgttgtaaacaaataaatatactatGCATTCAAGATAAATGTTTTGCACAGCGTGTCATGATTCTAGCCCCCAAAAACACTTAAATtataaagctccgtctacactatcaaactagtttgacaaaaaagtgtgatgtgcccaaatatggtagtgatattacatcatcatgtccatatatgggcacatcacatttttttgttacataaagttttatagtgtagacagagcttttgatTGGGCGGTGGTTTTAAAGGCCATTGCAATATACAATCTAAAACCTTTCTAAAATTTCATATTCCTAGCTCTTTCTTTTGAAGTGATGATGAGAAGAAGTTTTTAATATGATACAGTAACAcgtttatattttctttttcagttGGCCACAGAGTATGGAATTAAATTCATGGAAACAAGTGCAAAAGAGGCTATCAATATAGA from Antedon mediterranea chromosome 2, ecAntMedi1.1, whole genome shotgun sequence includes:
- the LOC140040239 gene encoding ras-related protein Rab-8A-like isoform X3; the encoded protein is MAKNPVPKSYDFLFKCVVIGDYGVGKTSIVMRFTDDTFDTFPATIGVDFKLRTIELDGKKIKLQIWDTPAGERRRVYVLPSHYRGTTGIMVVYDITNKESFENCQVWLNDIKEKASPDVEIILLGSKCDEDDEKRQVSQEQGQQLATEYGIKFMETSAKEAINIEMAFFTLTEDVLAKKSIELTEEPLEKKKEKSRKSGCCVL
- the LOC140040239 gene encoding ras-related protein Rab-8A-like isoform X2, whose amino-acid sequence is MAKNPVPKSYDFLFKCVVIGDYGVGKTSIVMRFTDDTFDTFPATIGVDFKLRTIELDGKKIKLQIWDLRMSGTRCKSVSNVYYRGTGGIMVVYDITNKESFENCQVWLNDIKEKASPDVEIILLGSKCDEDDEKRQVSQEQGQQLATEYGIKFMETSAKEAINIEMAFFTLTEDVLAKKSIELTEEPLEKKKEKSRKSGCCVL
- the LOC140040239 gene encoding ras-related protein Rab-8A-like isoform X4 is translated as MERKSNYKFGIYECLEPAARVFQMFITEGIMVVYDITNKESFENCQVWLNDIKEKASPDVEIILLGSKCDEDDEKRQVSQEQGQQLATEYGIKFMETSAKEAINIEMAFFTLTEDVLAKKSIELTEEPLEKKKEKSRKSGCCVL